In Chitinophaga oryzae, the sequence GTCCAAAGTTTTTCACTCACTTTAAAAAAACAAACAACTCCCATGAAACACCCTCAACTTCTGCTGGCAATCGCCATCTGTGGCCTGTTTGGCTGTAAAAAGGACGCTGCCGACAACACGCTGCCCGGCCATCCGGTGGCCGACAACCATCAGCTCGCCGGCAGCAATGCCACGGTCGCGTTTTCGCTTAACAACTGGATGGGCAGCATTGCGAACGAGCGCAACCTTGCTGCTATCAGTATCCCCGGCACGCACGACAGCGGCGCCCGCTTTGAGCCCATAGGCGGCACCGCCAAATGCCAGGACCTCACCATCGCCCAGCAGCTGGACGCCGGCATCCGCTTCCTGGATATCAGATGCCGCCACATCGGCGACGCTTTTGCCATCCATCACGGCAGCGTCTATCAGAACCTCAACTTCAACGACGTGGTGACAGCCTGCTACACTTTCCTGAATGCCAACCCCACGGAGACGATCATCATGTGCGTGAAAGAAGAATACGACCCTACCGACAACACCCGTTCCTTTGAACAGACGTTCGACAGCTATACCGCCCAGCAGCCCGGCAAATGGTACCTGTCTTCCGCCATCCCCAACCTCGGCGACGTGCGCGGCAAAATAGTGCTGCTCAGAAGATTCGGCGCTTCTTCTACGCCCAAAGGCATCGAAGCGACCAACTGGGCCGACAACACCACCTTTACCATCAACAACAGCAACTCCACGTTACGGGTGCAGGACCAGTACCAGGTGCCCGACAATAACGCCAAATGGACCAACATCACTAACCTGCTGAGCGAAGCCAAAACCGGCAATGCAGCTACGCTGTACATCAATTTCACCAGCGGCTATAAACCGCTGATCTTTGGCATCCCCAGCATTACCACGGTGTCTAACGCCATCAACCCGCAGGTCAGCAATTATTTCACCAGCAATACCCAGGGCCGGTATGGCATCCTTCCGATGGACTTTGCCACCTCCGCCAGGAACAATCTTATTATCAGCACCAACTTCTGATAAAAAAGGGCTGACCCAAAAGCCTGTTTTGCTTTTGGGTCAGCCCTCCTGATGTCATGAAATATTTATTTCACAAAACTGCCATCTCCCCTTCTCATCCCTCCCGCAGCTTTGCTTTTGGAGAACCGCTGCGGGTTCCACGCCAGCTGTACCAGGAAATAACGGCTGTCCACGGCGGACATCACACTGGAATAACCGGTGGCCGTTTGTGCGATAACGTTATAGTAGTTCTGCCGCAACAGGTCCATCACAACGAAGCTAACGACCGCGTCTTTTTTCTTCAGGAAACGTTTTTCGATGTTAGCGTTGATCACTAATGGGTACAGCGTACCAGGAAGGCTGCTGGCCCTCACGATATTCTGTCTGCCGCTCAGGTTGATTTTAACATCTGCAGGCAGAAAAAAGGCGCCTTTTAACAGCACATTAAATTCATTGTTATACAAAGGCCGGCCGGGTTGCAGGGAGTTGATATTTCGGGAGCCGCTATACACTACCCCCGAAGCAATATCCAGCCATTTTACCGGCGTAGAAGAGGCCGTAAATGAGTGCGACATATTGCGCTGCAGCGTAATGGCCTGTTGTCCATCGGCTAAATACAGCTGTTTGCCCCACATCAGATGACCATCGAGCTTAAACACGATATTCAGCTGCCGTAAATTTTTCGAGAGGGAATAGGTGGCATTTTTGTTATTGCCCCCTTTCACATTCAGGTAGTAGGTTTCGGTACGTATCGTTTTCGTCACTGTATCTATCCGGACCAGCCTATTGGTCCCAATTTCGTTGTGCAACTGGCTATAGGTCAATTCACCTGATACCTGCATCCCTGCCTGGGGAAACATATAACTTCCCCTTAAATGCCAGTTGTCTGTCATACCTGCTCTCAGTTCCTTATTACCGATAACCACATCAAATGGCGTGGCGAAGTAAGGTTTCTCATTGAGCTGCAACAGGGAAGGCAGGCGTATGTTACGGCTGTAGCTGGCCGTAACGCTTCCGGCTGTGGAGAGTGCATAATCCAGCGT encodes:
- a CDS encoding phosphatidylinositol-specific phospholipase C; translation: MKHPQLLLAIAICGLFGCKKDAADNTLPGHPVADNHQLAGSNATVAFSLNNWMGSIANERNLAAISIPGTHDSGARFEPIGGTAKCQDLTIAQQLDAGIRFLDIRCRHIGDAFAIHHGSVYQNLNFNDVVTACYTFLNANPTETIIMCVKEEYDPTDNTRSFEQTFDSYTAQQPGKWYLSSAIPNLGDVRGKIVLLRRFGASSTPKGIEATNWADNTTFTINNSNSTLRVQDQYQVPDNNAKWTNITNLLSEAKTGNAATLYINFTSGYKPLIFGIPSITTVSNAINPQVSNYFTSNTQGRYGILPMDFATSARNNLIISTNF